One Romboutsia sp. 13368 genomic window carries:
- a CDS encoding thymidine kinase, producing the protein MYRPVNHGYIETVIGPMYSGKSEELIRRLKRAKIAKQNIVVFKPQIDNRYSKKDVVSHSGDSIEAIPIDNSNQIYDYIDDKTQVVGIDEVQFFDDNVVDVAIDLANQGIRVITAGLDMDFKGEPFGPTPRLLAVSEFVDKIQAICSVCGQPATRSQRLINGQPAGYNDPIIQVGAVESYEARCRKCHVVPHEDK; encoded by the coding sequence GACCAGTAAATCACGGATATATAGAAACTGTAATAGGTCCTATGTATAGTGGTAAAAGTGAAGAGCTAATAAGAAGATTAAAAAGAGCTAAAATAGCAAAACAAAATATAGTTGTATTTAAGCCTCAAATAGACAATAGATATAGTAAAAAAGATGTTGTTTCTCATAGCGGAGATAGTATAGAAGCTATACCTATAGATAATTCTAATCAAATCTATGATTATATAGATGATAAAACTCAAGTAGTTGGTATAGATGAAGTTCAATTTTTTGATGACAATGTAGTTGATGTAGCTATAGATTTAGCAAATCAAGGAATAAGAGTTATTACAGCTGGATTAGATATGGACTTTAAGGGAGAACCTTTTGGGCCAACTCCAAGACTTTTAGCAGTATCTGAATTTGTTGACAAAATACAAGCTATATGTTCAGTTTGTGGTCAACCAGCTACAAGATCTCAAAGATTAATAAATGGACAACCAGCAGGATACAATGACCCTATAATTCAAGTTGGAGCCGTAGAAAGCTATGAAGCTAGATGTAGAAAGTGTCATGTAGTACCTCATGAAGATAAATAA
- a CDS encoding DUF1385 domain-containing protein: protein MSNVSVGGQAVIEGVMMQSKDKRAVAVRKSNGKIVLKKNNIKSWINEKKLDKIPFLRGGFILIETMIEGIKSLNFSSEFFTEDMEEDAFDRFVKKIFKDKANDAMIWISLLLSLLISVGIFMVIPTTVGGIFSKIIDNKLILNLIEGIIRISILFAYLVIISKNSDIKRVFEYHGAEHKSIHCYESGLELTVENARKFTTLHPRCGTNFLFIVMATSIILFSFFGWPNPLIRIAMRILFIPIVSGISYEIIKFLGKYDNKLTKIVAYPGMMLQKITTKEPDDQQLEVALTALKAVINEK, encoded by the coding sequence ATGAGTAATGTATCTGTAGGAGGTCAAGCTGTTATAGAAGGTGTTATGATGCAATCTAAAGATAAAAGAGCTGTTGCTGTAAGAAAAAGTAATGGAAAGATTGTATTAAAAAAGAATAATATAAAAAGTTGGATAAATGAAAAAAAATTAGATAAGATACCTTTTCTAAGAGGTGGGTTTATATTAATAGAAACTATGATAGAAGGAATAAAAAGTTTAAATTTTTCATCTGAATTTTTCACTGAAGATATGGAAGAAGATGCTTTTGATAGATTTGTAAAAAAGATATTTAAGGATAAAGCTAATGATGCAATGATATGGATATCATTATTATTATCTTTATTGATTTCTGTAGGAATTTTTATGGTAATACCAACAACTGTAGGAGGTATATTTTCAAAAATAATTGATAATAAGTTAATACTTAATTTAATAGAGGGAATAATTAGAATAAGTATCTTATTTGCTTATCTAGTGATAATATCTAAAAATAGTGATATAAAAAGAGTATTTGAATATCATGGTGCAGAGCATAAATCTATACACTGTTATGAAAGTGGATTAGAATTAACAGTAGAAAATGCTAGAAAATTTACAACACTTCATCCTAGATGTGGAACAAACTTCTTATTTATAGTAATGGCAACTTCAATAATATTATTTTCTTTCTTTGGATGGCCAAATCCATTGATAAGAATTGCTATGAGAATACTATTTATTCCAATAGTTTCTGGAATATCTTATGAAATAATAAAATTTCTTGGGAAATATGATAATAAACTTACTAAAATTGTCGCATATCCAGGTATGATGTTACAAAAAATTACTACAAAAGAGCCAGATGATCAACAATTAGAAGTTGCATTAACTGCACTAAAAGCTGTAATAAATGAAAAATAG
- the prmC gene encoding peptide chain release factor N(5)-glutamine methyltransferase, with the protein MKNRGEDMTIREIIIKYSQELEKISDTPRLDVELFLQKALGDVDRIYIHLNLNKELTKEQYNEFLGYINDRINGRPVAYIVGNREFMGLDFFVKEGVLIPRPDTETLVEEIIELCKNKNEEINIVDIGTGSGAITVSLAKYIENSKVISLDISDIPLEVGKINAVSNGVDDKIEFIKSDVFSGIKDRVDKFDIIVSNPPYIPRKDIETLHTQVKDYEPYNALEGGEDGLDFYRQITEESVEYLNQGGILAYEVGHDQAEDVSKIMKYHGYDKIYTKKDIQGIDRVVIGFKL; encoded by the coding sequence ATGAAAAATAGAGGAGAAGATATGACAATAAGAGAGATAATCATAAAATACTCTCAAGAGCTAGAAAAAATAAGTGATACACCGAGATTAGATGTAGAATTATTTTTACAAAAAGCACTTGGAGATGTAGATAGAATTTACATACATTTAAATTTGAATAAAGAACTTACTAAAGAACAATATAATGAATTTTTAGGGTATATAAATGATAGAATAAATGGAAGACCTGTTGCTTATATTGTAGGAAATAGAGAATTCATGGGACTTGACTTTTTCGTTAAGGAAGGTGTACTAATCCCAAGACCGGATACAGAAACTTTAGTTGAAGAGATAATAGAACTTTGTAAAAATAAAAATGAAGAAATTAATATAGTTGATATAGGAACTGGTTCAGGTGCTATTACTGTAAGTTTAGCTAAATATATAGAAAATTCAAAAGTAATATCACTTGATATATCTGATATACCATTAGAAGTAGGAAAAATAAATGCTGTAAGTAATGGTGTGGATGATAAAATTGAATTTATTAAATCAGATGTATTTAGTGGAATAAAAGATAGAGTAGATAAATTTGATATAATAGTATCTAATCCTCCGTATATACCAAGAAAGGATATAGAAACTCTTCATACACAAGTAAAAGATTATGAACCATATAATGCTCTTGAAGGTGGAGAAGATGGACTAGACTTTTATAGACAAATAACAGAGGAATCTGTTGAATATTTAAATCAAGGTGGTATATTGGCATATGAGGTTGGGCATGATCAAGCAGAAGATGTGTCTAAAATAATGAAGTATCATGGATATGATAAAATATACACAAAGAAGGATATTCAAGGTATTGATAGAGTTGTTATAGGTTTTAAACTGTGA
- the prfA gene encoding peptide chain release factor 1, with protein MLKKLEVLEDKYKELTEKISDPEVINDQKSWQKYMKEHADLEPIVMKYREYTNVLQSIADSKEILQEESDEELRELAKMELSEMEDMVEPLEAELKILLLPKDPNDEKNVIVEIRGGAGGDEAALFAGDLFRMYSRYAERRRWKMELLSASDTGVGGYKEVSFLIKGKGAYSRLKYESGVHRVQRIPSTESGGRIHTSTATVAVLPEVETVEVNINPNDLRIDVFRSSGNGGQSVNTTDSAVRITHIPTGEVVSCQDGKSQLKNKEQALKILVARLNDKAIAEQNKDIAAERKSQVGTGDRSERIRTYNFPQGRVSDHRINLTLYKLDSFIDGDIDEMIDALITVDQTEKMASI; from the coding sequence ATGCTAAAGAAGTTAGAAGTATTAGAAGATAAATATAAAGAGCTAACAGAAAAAATAAGTGATCCTGAAGTAATAAATGATCAAAAATCATGGCAAAAATATATGAAGGAACATGCTGATTTAGAACCAATAGTAATGAAGTATAGAGAATATACAAATGTATTACAAAGCATAGCTGATTCAAAAGAAATACTACAAGAAGAATCAGATGAAGAATTAAGAGAATTAGCTAAAATGGAATTATCAGAAATGGAAGATATGGTAGAACCATTAGAAGCAGAACTTAAGATATTATTATTACCTAAGGACCCTAACGATGAAAAGAACGTTATCGTTGAGATAAGAGGTGGAGCAGGTGGAGATGAAGCAGCTCTATTTGCTGGGGACTTATTTAGAATGTACTCTAGATATGCTGAGAGAAGAAGATGGAAAATGGAATTATTAAGTGCAAGTGATACTGGTGTTGGTGGATACAAGGAAGTATCATTCTTAATAAAAGGTAAAGGTGCATATTCAAGACTTAAATATGAATCAGGAGTTCATAGAGTTCAAAGAATACCTTCTACTGAATCAGGAGGAAGAATCCATACATCAACAGCTACAGTTGCAGTTTTACCAGAAGTTGAAACAGTAGAAGTAAATATAAATCCAAATGACTTAAGAATAGACGTATTCCGTTCTTCAGGAAATGGTGGGCAAAGTGTTAACACTACTGACTCTGCGGTAAGAATAACTCATATACCAACAGGAGAAGTAGTATCTTGTCAAGATGGTAAATCTCAGTTAAAAAATAAAGAACAAGCTCTAAAAATATTAGTAGCTAGATTAAATGATAAAGCTATAGCTGAACAAAATAAAGATATAGCTGCAGAAAGAAAGAGTCAAGTTGGTACAGGAGATAGATCTGAAAGAATAAGAACTTACAACTTCCCACAAGGTAGAGTAAGTGACCATAGAATAAACTTAACATTATACAAGTTAGATTCATTCATAGACGGAGATATCGATGAAATGATAGATGCTCTAATTACTGTAGATCAAACTGAAAAGATGGCATCAATATAA
- a CDS encoding ZIP family metal transporter, whose protein sequence is MILRITLIGLLAGVIGTGLGGVISALFKRNVDRYLDFFMGLSGGIMLAVVVFDLMKESMNEMGVAPTVIFTFIGVLLTMFLKTKLDVSKDMKTGYLIFISILLHNLPEGLAIGSSFMSTETLGMTLAIVIGIHNIPEGLAMALSLVGSKMKISKVILFTIIAGLPMGLGSFLGAYFGSIFHSLIGVFLALAAGTMMYVVLEEIFPKSRSLYCIIGFLVGTIIVYYI, encoded by the coding sequence ATGATACTTAGAATAACTTTAATAGGGCTACTTGCTGGTGTTATTGGTACAGGACTTGGTGGAGTTATATCTGCACTATTTAAAAGAAATGTTGACAGATATCTAGATTTTTTTATGGGTCTATCTGGAGGAATAATGCTAGCTGTAGTTGTATTTGACTTAATGAAAGAATCTATGAATGAAATGGGTGTAGCACCTACAGTAATATTTACTTTCATAGGTGTTTTATTAACTATGTTTCTAAAAACAAAATTAGATGTATCTAAAGATATGAAAACAGGATATCTTATTTTTATAAGTATATTGCTACATAACTTGCCTGAAGGACTAGCTATAGGATCATCCTTTATGTCTACAGAGACACTAGGCATGACACTTGCAATAGTAATAGGTATACATAATATTCCTGAAGGATTAGCAATGGCATTAAGTTTAGTTGGAAGTAAGATGAAAATATCTAAGGTGATTTTATTTACAATAATAGCAGGATTACCAATGGGATTAGGAAGTTTTTTAGGTGCTTATTTCGGAAGTATATTCCATTCTTTAATAGGAGTATTTTTAGCATTAGCAGCAGGTACGATGATGTATGTTGTATTAGAAGAAATATTTCCTAAATCAAGAAGTTTATATTGTATAATAGGTTTTTTAGTTGGCACAATAATTGTATATTACATCTAA
- a CDS encoding L-threonylcarbamoyladenylate synthase: MNTIISKIDINDIDKNEIKKQSKLLAEGKTVIFPTETVYGLGANALDEDAVKKIYEAKGRPSDNPLIVHIYNKEEVYNLAKNINEKAEIIMDKFWPGPITVILNKKDIVPYRTSGGLETVAVRMPSHLIAREIIKEAGVPIAAPSANISGRPSPTKADHVYEEMKGRVSGIVLGGDCNFGLESTVLDVTTETPMILRPGSITKEELEDIIGTVLIDPSLEKKEDNKKAKAPGMKYTHYSPDADVYIVYGNREDTIKKINSLVVENNEKGLKTGVMCLEQNKDSYNGTVVSLGNTLEEVGSNLFDALRQMDKMNIDIVYSEEFSTSGVGQAIMNRLLKSAGYKIIKA, encoded by the coding sequence ATGAATACTATCATAAGTAAAATAGACATAAATGATATAGATAAAAATGAAATAAAGAAACAATCAAAATTACTTGCTGAAGGAAAAACTGTAATATTTCCTACAGAAACTGTATATGGATTAGGTGCAAATGCTTTAGATGAAGATGCTGTTAAAAAGATATATGAGGCAAAGGGAAGACCTAGTGATAATCCTCTAATAGTACATATATATAATAAAGAGGAAGTGTACAATCTAGCTAAAAATATAAATGAGAAGGCTGAAATTATAATGGATAAATTCTGGCCAGGACCAATAACTGTAATATTAAATAAAAAAGATATTGTTCCATATAGAACTAGTGGTGGTCTAGAAACAGTAGCTGTAAGAATGCCATCTCATTTAATAGCTAGAGAAATAATAAAAGAGGCAGGTGTTCCTATAGCAGCACCATCTGCAAATATTTCTGGAAGACCTTCTCCTACTAAGGCAGACCATGTTTATGAAGAGATGAAGGGAAGAGTAAGTGGCATAGTTTTAGGTGGAGATTGCAACTTTGGTTTAGAGTCTACTGTACTAGATGTTACAACAGAAACTCCAATGATATTAAGGCCTGGAAGTATAACTAAGGAAGAATTAGAAGATATTATAGGAACTGTTTTAATTGATCCATCTCTAGAAAAAAAGGAAGATAATAAAAAAGCTAAAGCTCCAGGAATGAAGTATACTCATTACTCTCCTGATGCTGATGTTTATATAGTATATGGAAATAGAGAAGATACTATAAAAAAAATAAATTCTCTTGTAGTTGAAAATAATGAAAAAGGTTTAAAAACTGGAGTAATGTGCTTAGAACAAAATAAAGATAGCTATAATGGAACAGTAGTTTCATTAGGAAATACCTTAGAAGAAGTAGGTAGTAATTTATTTGATGCTTTAAGACAAATGGATAAAATGAATATTGATATAGTATATTCAGAGGAATTTTCAACAAGTGGAGTAGGTCAAGCTATAATGAATAGACTTTTAAAATCGGCAGGATATAAAATTATAAAAGCTTAG
- the rpiB gene encoding ribose 5-phosphate isomerase B has protein sequence MKIGLASDHGGYNLKTDIAKYLKERGIECVDFGPDNSLESVDYPIFGEKVANAVVSKDVDYGIVCCGTGIGISLAANKVPGIRCAVVSDVFSAKMSKAHNDANMLSLGERVLGRGLALEIVEAWISTDFEGDRHSKRVDMIKQIETRHNK, from the coding sequence ATGAAAATAGGATTGGCTAGTGACCATGGAGGATATAATTTAAAAACAGATATAGCTAAATATCTGAAAGAAAGAGGAATCGAATGTGTAGACTTTGGACCAGATAATTCTCTAGAGTCAGTTGATTATCCTATATTTGGAGAAAAAGTTGCAAATGCAGTTGTATCCAAAGATGTAGACTACGGAATAGTGTGCTGTGGAACAGGAATAGGGATATCTTTAGCTGCCAATAAGGTTCCGGGGATAAGATGTGCTGTTGTATCTGATGTTTTTTCTGCAAAAATGTCTAAAGCTCATAATGATGCTAATATGCTATCTTTAGGAGAAAGAGTATTAGGAAGGGGATTAGCTTTAGAAATTGTAGAAGCATGGATAAGTACAGATTTTGAAGGTGATAGACACTCAAAAAGGGTTGATATGATAAAGCAAATTGAAACGAGACATAATAAGTAG
- the upp gene encoding uracil phosphoribosyltransferase has translation MSKVIVTDHPLIQHKLTLMRDKNTGSKDFRELLTEISMLMGYEITRNVQLEEIEIETPVTKTKSKVIAGKKLGIVPILRAGLGMVDGLVSLTPAAKVGHVGLYRDPETLKPVEYYCKLPQDIEEREMIIVDPMLATGGSAVAAIDVLKSRGANCIKLVNLVAAPEGIAEVQKYHPDVDIYVAAIDEKLNDHGYIVPGLGDAGDRLYGTK, from the coding sequence ATGAGTAAAGTAATAGTAACAGATCATCCATTAATACAACATAAGTTAACATTAATGAGAGACAAAAACACAGGATCAAAGGATTTTAGGGAACTTTTAACAGAAATAAGTATGTTAATGGGATATGAAATAACAAGAAATGTTCAGTTAGAAGAAATAGAAATAGAGACACCTGTAACAAAAACTAAATCTAAAGTTATAGCTGGTAAAAAATTAGGTATAGTACCTATATTAAGAGCTGGATTAGGAATGGTTGATGGTTTAGTAAGTTTAACTCCAGCTGCTAAGGTTGGACATGTAGGATTATACAGAGATCCAGAAACATTAAAACCAGTAGAATACTACTGCAAACTTCCTCAAGACATAGAAGAAAGAGAAATGATAATAGTTGACCCTATGCTTGCAACGGGTGGTTCAGCAGTTGCAGCTATAGATGTATTAAAATCAAGAGGAGCAAATTGTATAAAATTAGTTAACTTAGTTGCAGCTCCAGAAGGTATAGCAGAAGTTCAAAAATATCATCCAGATGTAGATATATATGTTGCTGCTATAGATGAAAAGTTAAATGACCATGGATATATAGTACCAGGATTAGGCGATGCTGGAGATAGATTATACGGAACTAAATAA
- a CDS encoding AtpZ/AtpI family protein translates to MNKKKTYMQIANMLSLINQIGIMILICILGCTFIGKFLDSKLNTSPILTLVFMLLGIGGAFMGAYKTLIVYTKRK, encoded by the coding sequence ATGAATAAGAAAAAAACATACATGCAAATTGCTAATATGCTTTCATTAATAAATCAAATTGGGATTATGATATTGATATGTATATTAGGATGCACATTTATAGGAAAGTTTTTAGATTCTAAATTAAATACATCTCCAATACTAACATTAGTGTTTATGTTATTAGGTATAGGTGGAGCATTTATGGGAGCATATAAGACTTTAATTGTATATACAAAAAGGAAGTGA
- a CDS encoding ATP synthase subunit I produces the protein MDNKLQDEIKKLTKGIVFYDLLILLGLAITFNLNKAMVLGLIFGTIIAILNLRLLAISVTKTIAKPPTRAQIYSSSQYLIRMGIMAVVLFVSAKAPHLNIVGTALGLLSTKFVILAQKLIIEKVKRKEA, from the coding sequence ATGGACAATAAGCTACAAGATGAAATTAAAAAATTAACAAAGGGAATTGTATTCTATGATTTATTAATTTTACTAGGGTTAGCAATAACTTTTAACCTTAATAAGGCGATGGTATTAGGATTGATATTTGGAACAATAATAGCTATATTAAATCTTAGATTATTAGCTATAAGTGTAACTAAAACAATAGCAAAGCCACCTACAAGAGCTCAAATATATTCATCTAGTCAATATTTGATTAGAATGGGGATAATGGCAGTTGTTTTATTTGTATCTGCTAAAGCACCTCATTTGAATATAGTTGGTACTGCGCTAGGATTACTATCAACTAAATTTGTTATTTTAGCACAAAAACTAATAATAGAAAAAGTTAAAAGAAAGGAGGCATAG
- the atpB gene encoding F0F1 ATP synthase subunit A, whose protein sequence is MSQAKWVWFFGNFKLSETVVVSWIIIAALALISFLLTRNLKKVPTSKVQIFLEFAIGTLDKLVKDTMGENTVKKMPNMVPYIGSLVLFFACSNLIGLLGFRSPTTDIDTTLAWAMITFFMIYYAGIKFNGLKYFKGLMEPVPFLLPLNIIGEIAKPISLTFRPFGNILGGAVIMALVYQFLGWLSTLIPGVSIPIGQLVIPVPLHLYFDLFSGVLQSFIFIMLTMVFVSDAAGQN, encoded by the coding sequence ATGAGTCAAGCTAAATGGGTCTGGTTTTTTGGGAATTTCAAATTAAGTGAGACTGTAGTAGTGAGCTGGATAATAATTGCAGCTTTAGCACTAATATCTTTCTTATTAACAAGAAATCTTAAAAAAGTACCTACAAGCAAAGTCCAAATATTCTTAGAATTTGCAATAGGAACTCTAGATAAGCTAGTAAAGGATACTATGGGTGAAAATACAGTAAAGAAAATGCCTAATATGGTACCTTACATAGGAAGTTTAGTTTTATTCTTTGCATGTTCTAACTTAATAGGACTATTAGGATTTAGATCTCCAACGACAGATATAGATACTACATTAGCGTGGGCAATGATAACATTCTTTATGATTTACTACGCTGGAATTAAGTTTAATGGACTTAAGTACTTCAAAGGCTTAATGGAGCCTGTACCATTTTTACTACCATTAAACATAATAGGAGAAATAGCGAAGCCAATATCATTAACTTTCCGTCCATTTGGGAATATATTAGGTGGAGCAGTTATAATGGCATTAGTATACCAATTCTTAGGATGGCTATCAACACTGATACCAGGGGTTTCAATACCAATTGGTCAATTAGTAATACCAGTTCCGCTACATTTATACTTCGATTTATTCTCAGGAGTATTACAATCATTCATATTTATAATGTTAACTATGGTGTTTGTATCAGATGCAGCAGGACAAAATTAA
- the atpE gene encoding ATP synthase F0 subunit C, with translation MNTAIIAAGSAIGAGLAVITGIGAGIGQGFAAGKAAEAVGNQPEAKGDITQTMLLGAAVAESTGIYGLVIAIILLFANPFM, from the coding sequence ATGAATACAGCAATAATAGCAGCAGGTTCAGCTATAGGAGCAGGTCTTGCAGTTATAACAGGTATAGGAGCAGGTATAGGACAAGGATTTGCAGCAGGTAAAGCAGCAGAAGCAGTTGGTAACCAACCAGAAGCAAAAGGAGATATAACTCAAACAATGTTACTTGGAGCAGCGGTTGCAGAATCAACAGGTATATATGGGCTAGTTATAGCTATAATTCTTTTATTCGCTAATCCATTTATGTAA
- the atpF gene encoding F0F1 ATP synthase subunit B produces MEFKPLIGITYEFVFQIVNTFLVFFLLKKLLFKPVLGIIEAREKDIRENLAQGERAKKEGLTLKSEYEEKLTSAKEQGQEIIKQATLRAEQKENEIIAAAKQEASQLKEKASKDVEQERQKVMNEIKNEISSIAVLAASKVIEKDIDSNKHKELIDNFIKEVGESK; encoded by the coding sequence ATGGAATTTAAACCATTAATAGGTATAACATATGAATTTGTATTTCAAATTGTAAATACTTTCTTAGTATTTTTCCTTTTAAAAAAGTTACTATTTAAACCTGTATTAGGAATAATAGAAGCTAGAGAAAAAGATATAAGAGAGAATTTAGCACAAGGAGAAAGAGCTAAAAAAGAAGGTTTAACTTTAAAATCAGAATATGAAGAAAAGTTAACTTCAGCAAAAGAGCAAGGTCAAGAAATAATAAAGCAAGCTACTTTAAGAGCAGAGCAAAAAGAAAATGAAATAATAGCTGCTGCTAAGCAAGAAGCAAGCCAATTAAAAGAAAAAGCTAGCAAGGATGTAGAACAAGAAAGACAAAAAGTTATGAATGAGATTAAAAATGAAATCTCTAGTATAGCTGTTTTAGCTGCATCTAAAGTTATTGAAAAAGATATAGATTCTAACAAACATAAAGAGTTAATAGATAACTTTATAAAAGAGGTGGGCGAATCTAAATGA
- a CDS encoding F0F1 ATP synthase subunit delta: protein MINVIADRYAQALFEVGEETQATSELYQELSELVVILNENKDLYNFLKSPLIGREDKKNVMKNIFENQLSDNMNNFLKIVIDKDRMSAIENIKESYKNLLNDKNNILEGTVVTAVSLSEHEIKDLEKNLSIKYNKNVTLNNIVDETILGGVLVKLGNEEIDGTVKTRLAKIKNQLSQVIS, encoded by the coding sequence ATGATAAATGTAATAGCAGATAGATATGCACAAGCTTTATTTGAAGTTGGCGAGGAAACTCAAGCTACTAGCGAATTATACCAAGAGTTAAGTGAGTTAGTAGTTATACTTAATGAAAATAAAGATTTATACAATTTCTTAAAATCACCACTAATAGGTAGAGAAGATAAGAAAAATGTAATGAAAAATATATTTGAAAATCAATTAAGTGACAATATGAATAACTTCTTGAAGATAGTTATAGATAAAGACAGAATGTCGGCTATAGAAAATATAAAAGAATCATATAAAAACTTATTAAATGATAAGAACAATATATTAGAAGGAACTGTAGTAACTGCAGTTTCATTAAGTGAACATGAAATAAAAGATTTAGAAAAGAATCTTTCTATAAAATACAATAAAAACGTTACTTTAAATAATATAGTTGATGAAACTATATTAGGAGGAGTTTTAGTTAAACTTGGAAATGAAGAGATAGATGGAACAGTTAAAACTCGTTTAGCGAAAATTAAAAACCAATTATCTCAAGTAATATCTTAG
- the atpA gene encoding F0F1 ATP synthase subunit alpha, whose translation MNLRPEEISSIIKEQIKNYENKVELTDTGSVLKVGDGIASVYGLENAMAGELLEFPGEVYGMALNLEEDMVGAVMLGDDQGIKEGDVVKRTGNVVSVPVGEALIGRVVNALGQPIDGKGPINTNKTRPVESEATGIMARKSVHQPLETGIKAIDAMIPIGKGQRELVIGDRQTGKTSICIDTILNQKGKDVICIYVAIGQKRSTVAQLVNTLEKGGAMDYTIVVSASASESAPLQFIAPYAGVAMGEEFMFEGKHVLIVYDDLTKHAVAYREMSLLLKRPPGREAYPGDVFYLHSRLLERAAKLSDELGGGSITALPIIETQAGDVSAYIPTNVISITDGQIYLTPELFYAGIRPAVDPGISVSRVGGSAQIKSMKKVAGPLKLLYSQYKELAAFSQFGSDLDEDTKKRLAQGERIVEVLKQGEHQPLSVENQVMIIHAVTNNLLSDIPVNNVARFETELFEFININYPEIGKKILENGDFTQELTNAINEFKKKFVIEA comes from the coding sequence ATGAATTTAAGACCAGAAGAAATAAGTTCAATAATAAAAGAACAAATAAAAAATTATGAAAATAAAGTTGAATTAACAGATACAGGAAGTGTTTTAAAAGTTGGAGATGGTATAGCAAGTGTTTACGGACTAGAAAATGCTATGGCTGGAGAACTTTTAGAATTCCCAGGAGAAGTTTATGGAATGGCTCTTAACCTTGAAGAAGATATGGTTGGGGCAGTTATGCTTGGTGATGACCAAGGTATAAAAGAAGGCGATGTTGTTAAGAGAACTGGAAACGTAGTTTCTGTTCCTGTTGGAGAAGCCTTAATAGGAAGAGTTGTAAATGCATTAGGTCAACCAATAGACGGAAAAGGACCTATAAACACAAATAAAACAAGACCAGTTGAATCAGAAGCTACAGGAATAATGGCTAGAAAATCTGTTCATCAACCACTTGAAACAGGAATAAAAGCTATAGATGCCATGATACCAATAGGTAAAGGACAAAGAGAGCTTGTAATCGGAGATAGACAAACTGGTAAAACATCTATATGTATAGATACTATACTTAACCAAAAAGGTAAAGATGTTATATGTATATATGTTGCAATAGGGCAAAAGCGTTCTACAGTAGCTCAATTAGTTAACACTTTAGAAAAAGGTGGAGCTATGGACTACACAATAGTAGTATCTGCAAGTGCTTCTGAATCTGCACCACTTCAATTCATAGCACCATATGCAGGGGTTGCAATGGGTGAAGAGTTCATGTTTGAAGGAAAACATGTATTAATAGTATATGATGACTTAACTAAGCATGCCGTTGCATACAGAGAGATGTCATTATTACTTAAGAGACCACCAGGACGTGAAGCTTACCCTGGGGACGTATTCTACTTACACTCAAGATTATTAGAAAGAGCTGCTAAGTTATCAGATGAATTAGGTGGAGGTTCTATAACTGCTTTACCTATAATAGAAACTCAAGCAGGAGACGTTTCTGCGTATATACCAACTAACGTTATATCTATAACAGATGGACAAATATACTTAACACCTGAGTTATTCTATGCAGGTATAAGACCAGCAGTTGACCCTGGTATATCAGTATCAAGGGTTGGAGGTTCTGCTCAAATAAAATCAATGAAAAAAGTTGCGGGACCATTAAAGCTTCTTTACTCTCAATATAAAGAACTTGCTGCATTCTCTCAATTTGGATCTGACTTAGATGAAGATACTAAGAAGAGGCTTGCTCAAGGGGAAAGAATAGTTGAAGTATTAAAGCAAGGTGAACATCAACCATTATCAGTTGAAAACCAAGTTATGATAATACATGCAGTTACAAATAACTTATTATCTGATATACCAGTTAATAATGTAGCAAGATTTGAAACTGAATTATTCGAATTTATAAATATAAATTATCCAGAAATAGGAAAGAAAATTCTTGAAAATGGAGACTTTACTCAAGAATTAACTAACGCTATAAATGAATTTAAGAAAAAGTTTGTTATAGAAGCGTAA